From Pseudomonadota bacterium, one genomic window encodes:
- a CDS encoding FRG domain-containing protein, which yields MPKYLFRGEPAVFPSTVSSWGRMQEGKIFTANESHVMTLLTELATVAINVYVTDPLRAIGWPQHYGFPTYFIDVTSDPCVAMHFAAAGASPNPRVVYRIDLEAIERKVYGKAGKETPLMAAALDGLGHARAARQRAWVIGRRSESAYYDLQACPHVSRHTVRYEVGDADAADYVQPDLLEADDDRHATWPLAILRAIKFCYAGPLPARVVEWICPRVPLFDPTPAKVTYDDQGRGQGVLFLSPRDAEKRGGGPYAVSVDDAIAELTSNEVRVPNGLVVGIPTGGPAGESRWIEPGDEFEAAWLNQLHDWTRRPLPGRVALR from the coding sequence GTGCCCAAGTATCTCTTTCGTGGCGAGCCAGCCGTGTTTCCCTCGACCGTTTCCAGCTGGGGCCGCATGCAGGAGGGGAAGATCTTCACTGCGAATGAATCCCACGTGATGACGTTGCTCACAGAGCTCGCAACCGTGGCGATCAACGTTTACGTTACGGATCCCTTGCGCGCGATCGGGTGGCCGCAGCACTACGGGTTTCCAACCTACTTTATAGATGTCACCAGCGACCCGTGCGTGGCGATGCACTTTGCAGCTGCGGGTGCCTCACCCAACCCGCGAGTCGTGTATCGAATCGACCTCGAAGCGATCGAAAGGAAGGTGTATGGGAAGGCAGGTAAGGAAACGCCGCTGATGGCGGCAGCGCTAGATGGGCTCGGTCACGCGAGAGCGGCACGTCAGCGGGCGTGGGTGATCGGACGACGAAGCGAGTCTGCGTACTACGACCTTCAAGCGTGCCCCCACGTGAGCCGACACACCGTGCGCTACGAGGTTGGCGATGCCGATGCCGCGGACTACGTGCAACCCGATCTGCTAGAGGCGGACGATGATCGCCACGCGACTTGGCCTCTTGCCATTTTGAGGGCGATTAAGTTCTGCTACGCGGGCCCACTACCGGCACGCGTCGTCGAGTGGATCTGCCCGCGTGTCCCATTGTTCGACCCCACGCCAGCCAAGGTGACGTACGACGATCAGGGTCGGGGCCAAGGGGTGCTCTTCCTGTCCCCGCGTGACGCGGAGAAACGTGGGGGAGGCCCCTACGCTGTGTCGGTCGATGACGCTATCGCCGAACTCACCTCAAATGAGGTCCGGGTCCCTAACGGCCTGGTCGTCGGCATTCCCACCGGGGGGCCGGCGGGGGAAAGCCGGTGGATTGAGCCCGGCGATGAGTTCGAGGCTGCCTGGCTGAACCAGTTGCACGACTGGACCCGCAGGCCACTCCCCGGCCGCGTAGCATTGCGCTGA